Genomic DNA from Chitinivorax sp. PXF-14:
AAGGTTTCGTAGTCGTGCCAGTAGAGGGTGTTGGGCATGGGCTGGGTCGTGGGGCTGGATCAGGCGCAGTGTCGCTTGCCCCGGCGCGGTTTTCAAGCGTGCGCCTGCCGCGCGGCCCGGCTGTCGGGCCCGGTGTGGTTATGCTGGCCGTCTGCCTGGGCTTGTCCTGCGGTCAGCCGCCGGCCGCTTTCCGGCTGCGGCTCAGCCGTCGCTTGGCTGGGTGCTACAGGCTCAGATTGCCCGTGCCGAGGTGGACCACGCGCCCACCGACGAAGATCTGGCGCTGCAGGTTGACTTCGAGCTTGAGATGGCTGATGCGCTTGATCGTGTGGCCCTGGCGTACGTCGAGATTGATCGGGCGCGGGGCGCCGTTGGCCAGCAGCCAGCCGCCGAGGTTGGCGCAGGCCGAGCCGGTGCCGTGGTCCTCGGCCAGCGCGCCGCGGTCGGTATAGAAGAAGCGCAGGTTCACCAGCACCTCGTCGCGATGCCAGACGCAGACCTGGGCGCGGCCCTCGCGGTTCGGCACGAACTCGTCGAGCACATGCGCTTTCGGCGTGCAGCGCAGCACGGCGTCACGGCTTGCCAGCGGCACCACCAGCTGTTCCGTGCCGGTGTTGACGAACAGCGCGGTGCCGCCGAGGTCGGCCGGCGCCAGGCCGAGAATGGCCGCCAGCTGCTCGTTGCTGAGCTCGCAGGCGCGGTAGGTCGGCGTCTTGGCCTGAAAGGTCCACACATCGTGCTTGCTGCGCCACAGCGGAATCACGCCGGCCGCCGTCTCGATGTTCAGGCGCGTGCCGTCGAGCTGCCTCAGGCGTGCTACCACATGCGCGCTGCCCAGCGTCGGATGGCCGGCGAACGGCATCTCGTAGGCCGGCGTAAAAATGCGGATGCGCGCGTGCGCCTGTTCTGCCTCGAACAGGAAGCTGACCTCGGGCAGATTGAGCTGGCGCGCGATCGCCAGCAGGGTGGCGTCGTCGAGCCCCTGTGCGTCTTCGAACACGGCCAGGGCATTGCCCGACAGCGCCGTTTCGGCAAAAACGTTGACCAGGTGGTAGCGGTAGATGGCCATGGCTAATCCGGAAGGTTGATCTCGCCCGCGCCCTGGCGCGCGACGCGGCCGCCGACGAAGACGCGGCCATCGGCATCGATGTCGAGTGCGATACGGCAGGCCCGGCTGATCTGGTCGCCCTGCGCGATCACGGCCTTGAGCGCTTGCTGGCCATGGTGCAGCAGCCAGTAGCCGAGGTTGCAGGCGGCCGAGCCGGTACCGGGGTCTTCGTGCAGATTGCCGTTGACCAGCGTGAAATAGCGCGCGGTGATGCGCTCGCCGTCGCGGTGCCAGGCGTAAACCTTGGGCTGTCCCTGGCGGTTGGCCGCCAGCGCTTGCAGCAGCTCGACGCGCGGGCGGCAGCGCGCCACCGCGTCGGCGCTGGCGAGCGGCAGCATCAGCTGTTCGTTGCCGTTGTCGACGAAGGCGGCATGCGGCAGCACCTCGGGCAGCGGCAACGTCAGCATCTGCGCCAGCTCGGTGCGGCTGGCCTCGCTCGGGCGCAGCAAGGCTCGCGGCGTCTGCAGCATCCAGACATCGCCGCGGGCGAACAGCGGCACCAGCGCCGCGCGGGTCTCGACAATCATCTGGTCGCTGCCGCCCAGCAGCGCGCGGATCACGGCGGCGCTGCCGAGCACCGGGTGGCCGGCGAAGGCCATTTCCCGCTCGGGGGTGAAGATGCGGACGCGCGCGGCGGCCTTGTCGCTGCGCAGGATGAATGCCGTCTCCGACAGGTGCATCTGTTGCGCCAGGGCCTGCATCAGCTCGTCGCCCATGTCGTGTGCGTGCTCGAACACAGCGAGCGCATTGCCCGAGAGCGGCGCCTCGGCGAACACGTTGACGATCTGGTAGCGGTAAGTGGGCATCCGAGTTATCCGGTGGCGGGCGTCGGGTTGGGTTTCACGTGGAACCAGCACCGCAGTTCAAACGGCGCTGTTCTTCGTCGACGCGCGTGAGGATGGCTTCCCAGCGCGCGCGACTCATCGGGTCGCGGGTCGAGGCACGTGCCTTGAGCGCCGCCTCACGCTGCTCGTTCAGCGCCTTGCAGCGCGCCGCGACGGCCGCGTCTTCCGGGGCCGCCGGCGTGGCCGTTGGCGGCGCATCCGCCGCCATTGCCCGCGTCAGTGTGCCGGCCAGCATCAGCGCCATCATAATGCGGCGAGGAAGCATCGATATCGCCTTTGGTCGATCAATACATGCAGCTTAGCCGCCGCATATCGAGTTCATGGCGCCGTTTCTGCTGCGCCCAATAGTCGCGGCTGCGTGCATCCTGGCCATTGCGCGACTGGCTCTCGGCCATGTCGCGCAGCCGCAGCAGGGTGTCACAGCGCTGCTGCAGGTCGGCGCGCGGCTGGTCGGACAGCACCAGCACGCTGGGCTTGCCAGCGTGCCCCTCGCCCGCGGCCAACGGTGCCAACAACAGGCAGAGCAGCGCCAGGCCGTAGCGCATCAGGCGCCCTTGTGGCGCAGTGCATCGAGCAGCTTGCCGTGCACGCCGCCGAAGCCGCCGTTGCTCATCACCAGCACCTGGTCGCCAGGCTCGGCATCGGCGACCACGGCTTGCACGAGCTTGCCCAGGTCGTCGAAGGTGCGTGCGCGTTCGCCCAGCGGCGCCAGCGCTTCGGCGGCATCCCAGCCGAGATTGGCGCCGTAGCAGTAAACCAGGTCCGCCTGCTGCAGGCTGCCCGGCAGCAGCTGTTTCATGGTGCCGAGCTTCATGGTGTTGGAGCGCGGCTCGAGCACCGCCAGGATGCGTGCCTGGCCTACCTTGCGACGCAGGCCGGCAACGGTGAGGTCGATCGCGGTCGGGTGGTGGGCGAAGTCGTCATACACCGTCACGCCGTGCTCGGTGCCGCGCACTTCCATGCGGCGCTTCACGTTCCTGAACTGGGCCAGTGCCGCAATGCCCTGCGCCGCCGGCACGCCGACATGGCGTGCGGCGGCCAGCGCCGCCAGCGCGTTCTGCTGGTTGTGCTCGCCCAGCAGTTCCCACTGCAGGCGGCCCTGCGACTGGCCGTCGAGCAGCACCTCGAAGCCGTCGTCGTATACCGTGCCGACCTGCCAGCCGGCCGCCGCGCCGAAGCGCTCGACCGGTGTCCAGCAGCCGCGTGCGAGCACGCGGTCGAGGCTGGTCTCGCGGCCGTTGGCGACGATCAGGCCCTGCCCGGGCACGGTGCGGACGAGGTGGTGAAACTGGGTCTCGATCGCGCCGAGGTCGGCGAAGATGTCGGCATGGTCGAATTCGAGGTTGTTGAGAATCGCCGTGCGCGGGTGGTAGTGCACGAACTTCGAGCGCTTGTCGAAGAAGGCGGTGTCGTATTCGTCGGCCTCGATCACGAAGAAGGGGCTCTTGCCACCGGGCTCCTGGCGCGGCTCGCCGGGCAGGCGGGCGGACAGGCCGAAGTTCTGCGGAATGCCGCCGATCAGGAAGCCCGGCGCGAGGCCGGCATCTTCGAGTATCCAGGCCAGCATCGAGGTGGTGGTGGTCTTGCCGTGTGTGCCGGCCACGGCAAGCACCCACTTGTCGTGCAGCACGTTCTCCGCCAGCCATTGCGGGCCCGAGATATAGGGCAGGCCACGGTTGAGGATTTCCTCCATCAGCGGGTTGCCACGCGTCACCACATTGCCGATCACGAACACATCGGGCTTCAGCTCGGCCTGCGCGGCGTCGAAACCCTGGATCAGCTCGATGCCCTGGTCTTCGAGCTGCGTGCTCATCGGCGGATAGACGTTGGCATCGCAGCCGGTGACGCGGAAGCCCGCTTGTTTGGCGATGACGGCGATGCCGCCCATGAAGGTACCGCAGATGCCGAGGATGTGGATGTGCATGTCGCTGTTGCCGTGATGGGTTGAAGTGGCGGAATCGGGTGTCTTCCGCCACGGTAAACGATGTCCGCCATTATCGGGCATCGCCGGGGTGCGGAAAAGCGCGGCGGTTCTGCCGCATTGCAGCAACAGGCTCTATAATACTGTTGATACGTACCCAGGTTGCCCTACCATGGCTCCGCGCCTTACCTCCCCCGCCGACATTGCACGCGTGGCGCTCAAGCGCCTCGCCGAACTGGGCCTATCGCCCACGCCCGAGAACTATGCGCGCTTCTATCACGACATCGCCGGGGTGAGCCAGGTGGTGGCGGGCGGCGCCAGCCAGCAGGCCGACAGTGATCTCGTGGCCTCGGTGCACGAGGTCGTGGCCGGCGCGGCCGAGGCCACCGGCAGCCTGGCCGACCTGATCCACGACCATAACCAGGATTTCCAGTCCTCGCTCTCAGGACTGCGCCAGACCGACGAGAAAGCCGACATCATGCGCATTCTCGGCTCGATCATCTCCACCGCGAGCTCGATGCACGAGACGGTGGAGGACTCGCACAGCAGCCTGTCGCAGCTGCGCGGCACGCTCGAGCAGATGCAGGAGGACATGGCGGCGAGCCGCCACGCGCTCGAGCGCGATCCGCTCACCGGCACGCAGAACCGTCAGGGCCTCGACTTCCTGCTGGCCAAGGAGGTGACGCGCGCGCACCGCCACCAGAGCAAGCTCACGCTGGCCCTGCTCGACCTCGACGACTTCAAGCTGGTCAACGACCGCTACGGCCACACGGTGGGCGACAAGGTGCTGATCCACGTCACCAACATCACCAAGGCCGTGTTGCGCACCAGCGACACGCTCGTGCGCTACGGCGGCGAGGAATTCCTGATCCTGCTGCCCGAGACCGACGTCAACGGCGCCAAATTCCTCATGGAGCGCCTGCGCCAGGTGTTCCGCAACAACCCGGTGATGCACGAGGGGCGGCGCATCGACGTTAGCTTCAGCGCCGGCATTGCCCAGCTCGCCGCCGAAGAGAACGGCCATGCGCTGATCCTGCGCGCCGACCAGGCCATGTACGCGGCCAAGGCCGGCGGCCGCAACGCCATCATCGTCGCGGCCGATCGCACGATCCAGGCCGGCTGAGCGCGTGACGCCGGTCAACCTCGTCACCGGCCTGCTCGGCAGCGGCAAGACCAGCACTATCCGCCATCTGCTTGCGCACAAGCCGGCGCACGAGCAGTGGGCGGTGCTGGTCAACGAATTCGGCAGCGTCGGCATCGACGGCGCCCTGCTCACCGATGACGGCATCGAGGTGCGCCAGGTGGCGGGCGGCTGCATCTGCTGCGTCAGCAGCCCGCTGTTCCGCGTCGGCCTGACCCGGCTGCTGCGCGAAGCGAAGCCCGACCGGGTACTGATCGAGCCATCCGGCCTGGCCCACCCCGCCGCCGTGGTCGACATGCTGCGCGACGCCTATTTCGCCAGGGCGGTCCGGCTCGATGCCGTGGTGTGCATCGTCGACCCGCGCCAGCTCGGTGACGCGCAGGCCATGCCGCTGCTGCACGATCAGCTGCAGCTTGCCGATCTCGTCGTCGCCAACAAGGCCGATCTCGCCGCGCCCGCCGACCTGGCACGGCTGGCCACACTGCTGGCGGGCCTCTACCCGCCAAAGGCGATCTCGGCAGCGGTCGAACACGGGCGGCTCGACCCCGCCTGGCTTGCCTCGCCCTCGACGGTGGAGGCCGCGTCCGCCCCTACCCCGCCCTCGCACCTGCTCATGCGGCTGCCGCGCAGCCCCGCCGGCGAAGTCACGGAACGTCTGCAACGCCAGGCCGGCGCGGGCCACGTCGCCTATGGCGCAAGCTGGCCGCCCGCTCGCGTCTTCGACGGCAAGCGCCTGCATGGCTGGCTCGCGCTACAGCAAGCCAACCCCGCGTTGCGGCGTGCCAAGGGCGTGGTGCGTATCGGCAACACGTGGTGGCAATTCAATCTGAGCGGGACCGAGCGGGAATGGCAGACCAGCGCCTGGCGGCGCGACAGCCGCATCGAGCTGATCTTCGACGAGGCCGGGGCGCCCGCCGGCGAGCAGCTCGAACGCGAACTCACCGACTTGCTGCTGCCTGCCTGAGCGCCAATCCCCGCGCGGCTTGCAGCCCGGCTGCAGGGCCCGCCCGGAGCGGCCGTCAGCCTTTCAGGGCAACCCAGTATTCGAGCGCGCTGTGCTCGTCGAACGGCGAGGCCTGCGGCGCGAAGCGGAAGAAGGCCGGGGCATCCGCCAGCACATAGCCCGAGCACGGCAGCCAGGCGCCGAAGATGTAGTGCATCGTGTATTCCCATGCGCTGCCGCTGCCGGCATGGCTGAATACCGCGTTGTGCAGCGCCGGGCGCACGGTGGTGACCATGCCTTCGGGCACATCCGAGAAATTGCCGACCTCGATGCAGGGCATGATGAACACGCGGATCTCGGTTTCGCTCGACGACACGATGTCGCACAGCAGCGCCGCGCGCTCGCCGACGCGGTTCGGCACCTCGCCCAGCCGCGCCAGGAAGGACTGCCACAGCGGCCGGCCCAGCTCGATCAGGTCGAAGGCCTCGTGCGGCACGGTGAGATCGGCCTTGATGCCGACCAGGCGGATTTCCGGCGAGGCGTCGAGACGCGGTGCCAGCCCGACATTGTGGTGCAGGTGTTCGAGGTAGACCTGGGTGATCTGCGGCTTGATCTGCGGAAAACCGGGCGCCTGCCGGTTCTGCCGGAACTCGCGCGGGCTGGCGCCGAACTGGGCGCGGAAGGCACGTGTGAACGCTTCGTTCGAATCGAAACCGGCATCGAGCGCGATGTCGAGCACGTTTTCCTTGCCGTCGAGCAGGCGCTGGGCGGCCCACGACAGGCGACGGCGGCGGATGTAGTTCTTCACCGTCTCGCCCACCGTGGCGCGGAACACGCGCTGGAAGTGCCAGTGCGACATGCCGGCAAGCTCGGCCAAGTCGCGGATGCCGAAGTCCGATTGCAGATTGTCCTCGACGTAGTCGATCACCTCCTGGATGCGCGACAGCGTCAGGGGGATCGCATTGCGGCCGCTCATCGCGCCCCCTTGAAGAAGTCGGACACGGTTTGCAGCAGGTCGCGCGTGATGCTGTTCCAGTAGCGCCAGGTGTGGCCGCCGGCCACGCGCATGTAGTCGAAACGCACGCCGTTCTTGCGCAGGATGCCGGCGAAGCGCTCGTTGAGCGGCTGCACGTAATCCTCGGTGCCGCAGTAGAGCTTGACTGCGAAATCGGCGGTGAGCGGCTGCGCATCGAGTTCGTCGAGTGTTTCGTCGAGGAAGAAGGCGCTGACCGGCGCGACGAAGCCGAAACGCTCGGGCCGGTGCCAGGCCAGGTTGAAGGCCGACAGCGCGTGTGGCGTCATACCGGCGACGGCGGTGGCGGCGCGCCCGGGCTCGATCGCGAACCAGCGCGTGAGCTGGCCGTAGAGCTCGTCGGCGAGGAAGGCTTCGAGCTGCGGCAGGGCCTGTGTGCCGTCGATGGTCGGCATGGCGATCACGAAGGGTTCGATCGCGCCGCTGGCCAGCAGATTGTCCATGAAGTTGTCGATCAGGCCATTGCTCGCCCACTGGTTGGCGCGCGTGCGGTGGCCGTGCGTCAGGTAGAGCAAGGGGTAGCGCCGGCGCTGGTCGTAGCCGGGTGGCAGGTAGACCGAGACCTCGACCTGGCGTTCGAGCAGCTGGCTTTTCATCTGCAGCTTGAGCAGATCGCCGTGCGGCACGTCGTGGCGCGCCCAGTCGCCATCGCCGAGCAGCAGATAGGAATGCTCGCCCCCCCAGCCGTCGGCGGCCGTCAGCGGGTTCTCGGGGTCGGGCACATAGGCGCCGTCCACCCAGAACTTGTAGATCCACTGGCCCGGCCGCAGCTGCAGCGTGGTGCGCCAGATGCCGTCGGTGCCGCGCTGCATGGCGATCGGGCGCGCCTGCCAGTCGGTCATCTCGCCGATCAGCAGCACCTCGCGCGCCAGCGGTGCGGCGAGCCGGAACTCGACCGGCAGCAGGCCGCCGGCGAGCTCGATCTGTGTCTTCAGCACCGACTGCAGGCCGATGAGATTGGGGTTCATGGTGGCGTTGTCCCGGCTTATTGATTCTGGGTATCGAGCGGGAATTCTACTGTGCGGCCCGGCGTTTGCGCGA
This window encodes:
- a CDS encoding GTP-binding protein → MTPVNLVTGLLGSGKTSTIRHLLAHKPAHEQWAVLVNEFGSVGIDGALLTDDGIEVRQVAGGCICCVSSPLFRVGLTRLLREAKPDRVLIEPSGLAHPAAVVDMLRDAYFARAVRLDAVVCIVDPRQLGDAQAMPLLHDQLQLADLVVANKADLAAPADLARLATLLAGLYPPKAISAAVEHGRLDPAWLASPSTVEAASAPTPPSHLLMRLPRSPAGEVTERLQRQAGAGHVAYGASWPPARVFDGKRLHGWLALQQANPALRRAKGVVRIGNTWWQFNLSGTEREWQTSAWRRDSRIELIFDEAGAPAGEQLERELTDLLLPA
- a CDS encoding PhzF family phenazine biosynthesis protein codes for the protein MAIYRYHLVNVFAETALSGNALAVFEDAQGLDDATLLAIARQLNLPEVSFLFEAEQAHARIRIFTPAYEMPFAGHPTLGSAHVVARLRQLDGTRLNIETAAGVIPLWRSKHDVWTFQAKTPTYRACELSNEQLAAILGLAPADLGGTALFVNTGTEQLVVPLASRDAVLRCTPKAHVLDEFVPNREGRAQVCVWHRDEVLVNLRFFYTDRGALAEDHGTGSACANLGGWLLANGAPRPINLDVRQGHTIKRISHLKLEVNLQRQIFVGGRVVHLGTGNLSL
- a CDS encoding helix-turn-helix domain-containing protein, with product MSGRNAIPLTLSRIQEVIDYVEDNLQSDFGIRDLAELAGMSHWHFQRVFRATVGETVKNYIRRRRLSWAAQRLLDGKENVLDIALDAGFDSNEAFTRAFRAQFGASPREFRQNRQAPGFPQIKPQITQVYLEHLHHNVGLAPRLDASPEIRLVGIKADLTVPHEAFDLIELGRPLWQSFLARLGEVPNRVGERAALLCDIVSSSETEIRVFIMPCIEVGNFSDVPEGMVTTVRPALHNAVFSHAGSGSAWEYTMHYIFGAWLPCSGYVLADAPAFFRFAPQASPFDEHSALEYWVALKG
- a CDS encoding PhzF family phenazine biosynthesis protein — translated: MPTYRYQIVNVFAEAPLSGNALAVFEHAHDMGDELMQALAQQMHLSETAFILRSDKAAARVRIFTPEREMAFAGHPVLGSAAVIRALLGGSDQMIVETRAALVPLFARGDVWMLQTPRALLRPSEASRTELAQMLTLPLPEVLPHAAFVDNGNEQLMLPLASADAVARCRPRVELLQALAANRQGQPKVYAWHRDGERITARYFTLVNGNLHEDPGTGSAACNLGYWLLHHGQQALKAVIAQGDQISRACRIALDIDADGRVFVGGRVARQGAGEINLPD
- a CDS encoding GGDEF domain-containing protein produces the protein MAPRLTSPADIARVALKRLAELGLSPTPENYARFYHDIAGVSQVVAGGASQQADSDLVASVHEVVAGAAEATGSLADLIHDHNQDFQSSLSGLRQTDEKADIMRILGSIISTASSMHETVEDSHSSLSQLRGTLEQMQEDMAASRHALERDPLTGTQNRQGLDFLLAKEVTRAHRHQSKLTLALLDLDDFKLVNDRYGHTVGDKVLIHVTNITKAVLRTSDTLVRYGGEEFLILLPETDVNGAKFLMERLRQVFRNNPVMHEGRRIDVSFSAGIAQLAAEENGHALILRADQAMYAAKAGGRNAIIVAADRTIQAG
- a CDS encoding alpha/beta hydrolase yields the protein MNPNLIGLQSVLKTQIELAGGLLPVEFRLAAPLAREVLLIGEMTDWQARPIAMQRGTDGIWRTTLQLRPGQWIYKFWVDGAYVPDPENPLTAADGWGGEHSYLLLGDGDWARHDVPHGDLLKLQMKSQLLERQVEVSVYLPPGYDQRRRYPLLYLTHGHRTRANQWASNGLIDNFMDNLLASGAIEPFVIAMPTIDGTQALPQLEAFLADELYGQLTRWFAIEPGRAATAVAGMTPHALSAFNLAWHRPERFGFVAPVSAFFLDETLDELDAQPLTADFAVKLYCGTEDYVQPLNERFAGILRKNGVRFDYMRVAGGHTWRYWNSITRDLLQTVSDFFKGAR
- the mpl gene encoding UDP-N-acetylmuramate:L-alanyl-gamma-D-glutamyl-meso-diaminopimelate ligase, giving the protein MHIHILGICGTFMGGIAVIAKQAGFRVTGCDANVYPPMSTQLEDQGIELIQGFDAAQAELKPDVFVIGNVVTRGNPLMEEILNRGLPYISGPQWLAENVLHDKWVLAVAGTHGKTTTTSMLAWILEDAGLAPGFLIGGIPQNFGLSARLPGEPRQEPGGKSPFFVIEADEYDTAFFDKRSKFVHYHPRTAILNNLEFDHADIFADLGAIETQFHHLVRTVPGQGLIVANGRETSLDRVLARGCWTPVERFGAAAGWQVGTVYDDGFEVLLDGQSQGRLQWELLGEHNQQNALAALAAARHVGVPAAQGIAALAQFRNVKRRMEVRGTEHGVTVYDDFAHHPTAIDLTVAGLRRKVGQARILAVLEPRSNTMKLGTMKQLLPGSLQQADLVYCYGANLGWDAAEALAPLGERARTFDDLGKLVQAVVADAEPGDQVLVMSNGGFGGVHGKLLDALRHKGA